The proteins below are encoded in one region of Candidatus Profftella armatura (Diaphorina cf. continua):
- the glyQ gene encoding glycine--tRNA ligase subunit alpha has translation MLTFQQIILNLQNYWASNGCALLQPCDTEVGAGTSHTATFLRAIGPEPWNVSYIQPSRRPKDSRYGKNSNRIQHYYQYQVILKPAPENIIDLYLNSLISLGLNLQQNDIRFVEDNWKNPTLGAWGVGWEIWLNGMEITQFTYFQQIGGLNCQPILGEITYGIERLAVHLQGVKNVFDLIWAKNIKNNYGKKNTHLTYNDIFYQNELEQSSYNFEYSNTNFLLLTFNNYESETKRLLKLLLILPSYEMLLKATHTFNLLDARGIISVTERASYIKRIRTLSCKIAKIYYKTRKKLGFPLLNKQ, from the coding sequence ATGTTAACATTTCAACAAATTATTTTAAATTTACAAAATTATTGGGCTTCTAATGGTTGCGCACTACTGCAACCATGTGATACCGAGGTTGGGGCTGGTACTTCACATACAGCAACTTTTTTAAGAGCCATTGGACCTGAACCATGGAATGTCTCTTACATACAACCATCTCGCCGCCCAAAAGATAGTCGTTATGGAAAAAATTCTAATCGCATTCAACATTACTATCAATATCAAGTAATACTGAAACCAGCGCCAGAAAATATAATTGATTTATACCTTAATTCTTTAATTTCTCTTGGATTAAATTTACAACAAAATGATATTCGTTTTGTTGAAGATAATTGGAAAAACCCTACTCTTGGAGCATGGGGGGTGGGTTGGGAAATTTGGTTAAATGGTATGGAAATTACTCAATTTACTTATTTTCAACAAATTGGTGGTCTTAATTGTCAACCTATTTTAGGTGAAATTACATATGGTATTGAGAGATTAGCGGTACATTTACAAGGAGTAAAAAATGTTTTTGATTTAATATGGGCAAAAAATATTAAAAATAATTATGGAAAAAAAAATACTCATTTAACTTATAATGATATTTTTTATCAAAATGAACTTGAACAATCATCTTATAATTTTGAATATTCAAATACTAATTTTTTATTATTAACGTTTAATAATTATGAATCCGAAACTAAAAGATTATTAAAACTTTTACTAATATTACCTTCGTATGAAATGCTACTAAAAGCAACGCATACTTTTAATTTATTAGATGCAAGGGGCATTATTTCTGTTACAGAACGAGCTTCTTATATAAAAAGAATACGTACTTTATCTTGTAAAATAGCAAAAATTTATTATAAAACACGTAAAAAACTTGGTTTTCCATTGTTAAATAAACAATAA
- the hflK gene encoding FtsH protease activity modulator HflK: MKSISSFIYISVIIFFILLCAYFTTGFFIVQEGQTAVVLTFGKYSYSAISGFNWKWPYPIQNYEIVNISQLRTVEIGYRINIHNKRPEEALMLTDDENIIDIQFAVQYKLKNAADWMFNNIDQENMIRQVAETVIREIVGQNKMDYLLYAGREKVSLDVNKLMQNILNYYKSGVQVVNVTMQGIQPPEQVQAIFDDTIKAGQDCKRLKNEGQMYANDIILRAKSLAYRLIQESEAYKLRVIINAEGETSRFQQILNEYQKSPEITKDRMYLNTMQHIFSNTTKIMLNTHSENNIIYLPIDKLMEKDIYNIHKSNTIKSNKNLDFKNNFSSKINFEKLVNLQSK; this comes from the coding sequence ATGAAATCTATTAGTTCATTTATTTATATAAGTGTAATAATTTTTTTTATATTATTATGCGCATATTTTACTACTGGTTTTTTTATTGTTCAAGAAGGTCAAACTGCGGTAGTTTTAACTTTTGGAAAATATAGTTATTCAGCTATATCTGGTTTTAATTGGAAATGGCCTTATCCGATTCAGAATTATGAAATAGTAAATATATCTCAATTACGTACCGTTGAAATTGGATATCGAATCAATATTCACAATAAAAGACCAGAAGAGGCATTAATGTTAACAGATGATGAAAATATTATTGATATTCAATTTGCTGTTCAATATAAATTGAAAAATGCAGCAGATTGGATGTTTAATAATATTGATCAGGAAAACATGATTCGACAGGTCGCTGAAACTGTAATTCGTGAAATTGTTGGCCAAAATAAAATGGATTATTTATTATACGCGGGAAGGGAAAAAGTTTCATTAGATGTTAATAAATTAATGCAGAATATTTTAAATTATTATAAATCTGGTGTACAAGTTGTTAATGTAACCATGCAAGGTATTCAGCCACCAGAGCAAGTGCAGGCTATATTTGATGATACAATAAAAGCAGGGCAAGATTGTAAGCGCTTAAAAAATGAAGGACAAATGTATGCTAATGATATAATTCTTAGGGCAAAAAGTTTGGCGTATCGTTTAATACAAGAATCAGAAGCATATAAATTGCGCGTAATAATAAACGCAGAGGGTGAAACATCACGTTTTCAACAAATATTAAATGAATATCAAAAATCTCCAGAAATTACTAAGGATCGTATGTATCTTAATACAATGCAGCATATTTTTAGTAATACAACAAAAATTATGTTGAATACTCATTCTGAAAATAATATTATTTATTTACCAATTGATAAATTAATGGAAAAAGATATTTATAATATTCATAAGTCGAATACAATAAAATCAAATAAAAATTTAGATTTTAAAAATAATTTTTCTTCTAAAATTAATTTTGAAAAATTAGTAAATTTACAATCTAAATAA
- the hflC gene encoding protease modulator HflC produces the protein MNNRFFISLIIGVIISFWLLTLTFFIVDQRQFAIVFSFGEIKKVIKEPGLHFKLPFPFQNIIYLDKRILTIDIDDIDRFITSEKKNILIDTFVKWRIFDPRLYFISLGGDEERTQDRLIQIVKYALNEEITKRTVREIISEERGKVMNALQIKVKKEAKQIGLEIIDIRLKRIDYINKINNSVHDRMKSERMRITNKLRSIGFTEYEKIRTNADKECALILAKAYRDSEKIRGIGDAKASRIYANFFNKNPEFYRFYQSLKSYRLCFNKSSDIIFLNPNSEFFKYFEKI, from the coding sequence ATGAATAATCGTTTTTTTATTTCTTTGATTATTGGTGTAATAATTAGTTTTTGGTTATTAACTCTTACTTTTTTTATAGTAGATCAGAGACAATTTGCAATTGTATTTTCGTTTGGTGAAATTAAAAAAGTTATAAAAGAACCTGGTTTGCATTTTAAATTACCTTTTCCATTTCAAAATATTATTTATTTAGATAAACGTATTTTAACAATTGATATTGATGATATAGATCGTTTTATTACATCAGAAAAAAAAAATATCTTAATTGATACATTTGTTAAATGGAGAATATTTGATCCTCGTTTATATTTTATTAGTTTAGGAGGGGATGAAGAACGAACACAAGATCGTCTGATACAGATAGTAAAATATGCATTAAATGAAGAAATTACCAAACGAACGGTTCGTGAAATAATTTCTGAAGAGCGTGGAAAAGTAATGAATGCATTACAAATTAAAGTTAAAAAGGAGGCTAAACAAATTGGATTAGAAATTATTGATATTCGTTTAAAGCGTATTGATTATATTAATAAAATCAATAATTCAGTGCATGATCGCATGAAATCAGAGAGAATGCGTATAACAAATAAATTACGATCTATAGGTTTTACGGAATATGAAAAAATAAGAACTAATGCTGATAAAGAATGTGCTTTAATTTTAGCTAAAGCATATCGTGATTCTGAAAAAATTAGAGGAATAGGAGACGCTAAAGCCTCTAGAATTTATGCAAATTTTTTTAATAAAAATCCAGAATTTTATAGATTTTATCAAAGCCTTAAATCATATAGATTATGTTTTAATAAATCTTCTGATATTATTTTTTTAAACCCAAATTCTGAGTTTTTTAAATATTTTGAGAAAATATAA
- the glyS gene encoding glycine--tRNA ligase subunit beta, producing MNKILLVEFLTEELPSKILNKISNEFSNILYKILKKNNFLEKNSFAIPYATPRRLAVSITNVCSISHDKIIRKKILPVSLALNNISKAPTVLLKKKLSNLSKIIGIKLIKLNQLEKNIEKKVEFFFYNHIIKGILLKISLQKILEEVISKLPIPIIMNYQNFNNINNTQKIFCFIRPVRKLLILHGDNIIKINLFGLNSSNKTLGHRFLSKKIIKINSAEQYSDTLNKKGKVIANFQYRKKYIRNLLLKAAGKYKILMPEILLDEVTALVEWPIIHMCRFDKSFLTIPKECLILIMQKYQKYFALKDSNNLCSKFLIVSNLETNNPYFIIKGNEQVLHSRLLDANFFYEQDKKKKLIDRVPLLKNVIYHNKLGNQFERTLRICKISIKISNLLNENSKLVERAAFLSKSDLLTSMVIEFPELQGIIGGYYAYNDGESIEIIKSIKEHYKPCFSGDTLPKNIISIILALSDKLETLVGIWGIGLKPTGDKDPFALRRCTMGILRILIEKNIPLSILELLNNTVNIFKKNIHFNNPTKELLKFIYDRLYTLLNKKKYKFNEIQAIIKKKPDIISNINDKIIAIHSFILLPESKKILSINKRIHNIFKNIDSSFLKNKKIQYELFKKTEEINLYIIIKKIEPKINILYSKGEFFKILKLLIKLYDSTNIYFEKVQIITQDILLKTNRLILIKKLYKLLNIIADLSKLIQ from the coding sequence ATGAATAAAATATTACTTGTCGAATTTTTAACAGAAGAATTACCATCAAAAATACTTAATAAAATTTCTAATGAATTTTCTAATATCCTTTATAAAATCTTAAAAAAAAATAATTTTTTAGAGAAAAATTCTTTTGCAATTCCTTACGCTACTCCAAGAAGATTAGCTGTTAGTATCACTAATGTATGTTCAATTTCTCATGACAAAATAATTCGAAAAAAAATTCTTCCAGTTTCATTAGCATTAAATAATATATCTAAAGCTCCAACCGTTTTATTAAAAAAAAAATTATCTAATTTATCTAAAATAATTGGAATAAAATTAATTAAATTAAATCAATTAGAAAAAAATATAGAAAAAAAAGTAGAATTTTTTTTTTATAATCATATTATAAAAGGAATTTTACTAAAAATATCTCTTCAAAAAATTTTAGAAGAAGTTATATCTAAATTACCAATACCTATAATAATGAATTATCAAAATTTTAATAATATAAATAATACTCAAAAAATATTTTGTTTTATAAGACCTGTACGTAAATTACTTATATTACATGGTGATAATATTATAAAAATAAACTTATTCGGACTTAATTCCAGTAATAAAACACTAGGTCATCGATTTTTATCAAAAAAAATTATTAAAATTAATTCTGCCGAACAATATTCAGATACCCTTAATAAAAAGGGTAAAGTTATTGCAAATTTTCAATATCGTAAAAAATATATTAGAAATTTATTGTTAAAAGCAGCTGGAAAATACAAAATATTGATGCCTGAAATATTGTTAGATGAAGTAACAGCCTTAGTGGAATGGCCAATTATTCATATGTGCAGATTCGATAAATCATTCTTAACTATACCAAAAGAATGTTTAATTTTAATAATGCAAAAATATCAAAAATATTTTGCATTAAAGGATTCTAATAATTTATGTTCTAAATTTTTAATAGTTTCTAATTTAGAAACAAATAATCCATATTTTATTATTAAAGGAAATGAGCAAGTACTTCATTCTCGTTTATTAGATGCTAATTTTTTTTATGAACAAGATAAAAAAAAAAAATTAATTGACAGAGTTCCTTTATTAAAAAATGTTATTTATCATAATAAATTAGGAAATCAATTTGAACGCACTTTACGTATTTGTAAAATATCAATAAAAATATCAAACTTACTTAATGAAAATTCAAAACTCGTAGAACGTGCCGCATTTTTATCAAAATCTGATCTATTAACTAGTATGGTTATAGAATTTCCAGAATTACAAGGAATTATCGGTGGTTATTATGCGTATAATGATGGAGAATCTATAGAGATAATAAAATCTATAAAAGAACATTATAAACCATGTTTTTCTGGTGACACTTTACCTAAAAATATTATATCCATAATATTGGCTTTATCTGATAAATTAGAAACATTAGTTGGAATCTGGGGAATTGGTTTAAAACCAACAGGTGATAAAGATCCATTTGCTCTGCGTCGTTGCACAATGGGTATATTACGTATATTAATTGAAAAAAATATTCCGTTATCAATTTTAGAATTATTAAATAATACAGTAAATATATTTAAAAAAAATATACATTTCAATAACCCAACTAAAGAATTACTAAAATTTATTTATGATAGATTATATACTTTATTAAATAAAAAAAAATATAAATTTAATGAAATTCAAGCAATAATAAAAAAAAAACCAGATATTATATCTAATATTAATGATAAAATTATTGCTATTCATTCATTTATTCTATTACCAGAATCTAAAAAAATACTTTCTATTAATAAACGTATACATAATATATTTAAAAACATAGATAGTTCTTTTTTAAAAAATAAAAAAATTCAATATGAATTATTTAAAAAAACAGAAGAAATAAATTTATATATAATTATTAAAAAAATTGAACCAAAAATAAATATTTTATATTCTAAAGGTGAATTTTTTAAAATATTAAAATTATTAATAAAATTATATGATAGTACAAATATATACTTTGAAAAAGTACAAATAATTACTCAAGATATATTATTAAAAACTAATCGTTTAATTTTAATAAAAAAACTATATAAATTATTAAATATAATAGCTGATCTTTCAAAATTAATTCAATAA
- the leuS gene encoding leucine--tRNA ligase, producing the protein MQKKYNPIEIEKTTQFYWNKIDAYQAIENDTRFPNGKFYTCSMLPYPSGKLHMGHVRNYTINDVMYRYMRMNGYNVLMPMGWDAFGMPAENAAISNNISPAKWTYDNVSYMKKQLSSLGLAIDWSREIITCSPKYYKWNQWIFLKMLKKGIIYKKTGIVNWDPVEKTVLANEQVINGKGWRSGAIIKKKKIPMYYAKITNYAEELLEYINKKLPYWPKKVRLMQANWIGKSKGIFLAFLHNIKDPKKNNKLIQKGKLWIFTTRIDIIYGITFCIISPEHPLAIFAAHNNILLQKFISEYKNNNIDSNVLEKKSILTQLKVLHPFTNKKIKVFVVNYIIEESYGKAAIGVPAHNKHDFYFAKKHSLSIKQVINIKNKIYSDKIWQDWYIDKKNCYCINSKKYNNMSHKEATNAISTDLIKLGLGNKKNIYRLRDWAISRQRYWGTPIPIIYCNNCGSVPVPEKDLPVILPETCTPNGNNNLLKENKKFLHVFCPKCNKLAYRETDTMDTFVDSSWYYMRYTSPKLKNFMIDDNKINYWMPVDQYIGGIEHAILHLLYARFWTKFMYNLGLIKFNEPFIKLLTQGMVLNKTYYRIENSSNKKKWYNPTDIKITLDKKNKPIHAILKLDKKPVIIGNIEKMSKSKNNGIDPQIQINTYGADSTRLFTIFSAPPEQNLEWSNIGIKGANRFLNRVWNFSYILAPRIINIINLNIFPNNFSIIKLNDNQKMFRRNIYKILQKINRDMENIQYNTVVSGCMKIFNILECINSNTKYDNNTNTNNDTILCEGMSIFLRTLNPIAPHITHVLWKEFKYSIQQGDILNARWPQIDSLALKEEKEKIKLIIQINGKFRGHIFLKKKYTTDFVKKIILKDKAIQKYLIHPPKKFFIIPDKLVNIII; encoded by the coding sequence ATGCAAAAAAAATATAATCCTATTGAAATAGAAAAAACAACTCAATTTTATTGGAATAAAATTGATGCTTATCAAGCTATTGAAAATGATACACGATTTCCTAATGGAAAATTTTATACATGCTCAATGTTACCATATCCATCTGGAAAATTACATATGGGGCATGTGCGTAATTACACCATAAATGATGTAATGTATCGTTATATGAGAATGAATGGTTACAATGTATTAATGCCTATGGGATGGGATGCGTTTGGGATGCCAGCAGAAAATGCCGCAATTTCTAATAATATCTCTCCAGCTAAATGGACATATGATAATGTCTCTTATATGAAAAAGCAACTTTCTTCTCTTGGATTAGCAATTGATTGGTCTCGTGAAATAATTACCTGTTCACCAAAATATTATAAATGGAATCAATGGATATTTTTAAAAATGCTTAAAAAAGGTATTATTTATAAAAAAACCGGTATAGTAAATTGGGATCCAGTAGAAAAAACTGTTCTAGCTAACGAACAGGTTATTAATGGAAAAGGATGGAGATCTGGAGCAATTATAAAAAAAAAAAAAATACCAATGTATTACGCGAAAATCACTAATTATGCAGAAGAATTACTTGAATATATTAATAAAAAATTACCTTATTGGCCTAAAAAAGTTCGCTTAATGCAGGCTAATTGGATTGGTAAATCAAAAGGTATTTTTTTAGCTTTTCTGCATAATATAAAAGATCCTAAAAAAAATAATAAATTAATACAAAAAGGAAAATTATGGATTTTTACTACTCGTATTGATATAATTTATGGAATAACTTTTTGTATAATTTCTCCGGAACATCCTTTAGCTATATTTGCTGCACACAATAACATATTATTACAAAAATTTATTTCCGAATATAAAAATAATAATATTGATTCTAATGTATTAGAAAAAAAAAGTATATTAACCCAATTAAAAGTACTACATCCTTTCACTAATAAAAAAATTAAAGTTTTTGTTGTTAATTATATAATAGAAGAATCTTATGGAAAAGCAGCTATTGGTGTACCCGCACATAATAAACATGATTTTTATTTTGCAAAAAAACATTCTTTATCAATTAAACAAGTTATAAATATTAAAAATAAAATTTACTCAGATAAAATTTGGCAAGATTGGTATATTGATAAAAAAAACTGTTACTGTATTAATTCCAAAAAATATAATAATATGTCTCATAAGGAAGCTACTAATGCAATTAGTACTGATTTAATTAAACTTGGTCTAGGCAATAAAAAAAATATATATCGTTTGCGTGATTGGGCTATCTCTAGACAACGTTATTGGGGAACACCAATTCCAATAATTTATTGTAATAATTGTGGTTCAGTTCCAGTGCCAGAAAAAGATTTACCAGTAATTTTGCCGGAAACATGTACCCCTAATGGAAACAACAATTTACTTAAAGAAAATAAAAAATTTTTACATGTATTTTGCCCAAAATGTAATAAATTAGCATATCGCGAAACCGATACTATGGATACTTTTGTTGATTCTTCTTGGTATTATATGAGATATACATCCCCAAAACTAAAAAATTTCATGATTGATGATAATAAAATAAATTATTGGATGCCAGTAGATCAATATATTGGGGGAATTGAGCATGCTATATTACATTTATTATATGCTCGATTTTGGACTAAATTTATGTATAATCTTGGATTAATTAAATTTAATGAACCATTTATTAAATTATTGACGCAGGGAATGGTTTTAAATAAAACTTATTATAGGATAGAAAATTCATCTAACAAAAAAAAATGGTATAATCCAACTGATATTAAGATTACATTAGATAAAAAAAATAAACCAATACATGCGATTTTAAAATTAGATAAAAAACCAGTTATTATTGGTAATATAGAAAAAATGTCTAAATCTAAAAATAATGGTATTGATCCACAAATTCAAATAAATACCTATGGAGCAGACTCCACTCGTTTATTTACAATATTTAGCGCTCCCCCAGAACAAAATTTAGAATGGTCTAATATTGGAATCAAAGGCGCTAATCGTTTTTTAAATCGAGTATGGAATTTTTCATATATTTTAGCCCCAAGAATAATTAATATTATTAATCTTAATATTTTTCCAAATAATTTTTCAATTATTAAATTAAATGATAATCAAAAAATGTTTCGTAGAAATATTTATAAAATTTTACAAAAAATTAATAGGGATATGGAGAATATTCAATATAACACTGTTGTATCTGGATGTATGAAAATATTTAATATATTAGAATGCATAAATTCGAATACTAAGTATGATAATAATACAAATACCAATAACGATACTATACTATGTGAAGGTATGTCTATATTTTTAAGAACACTAAATCCAATTGCCCCGCATATTACCCATGTATTATGGAAAGAATTTAAATATTCAATACAACAAGGTGATATTTTAAATGCACGTTGGCCTCAAATTGATTCTCTTGCATTAAAAGAAGAAAAAGAAAAAATTAAATTAATTATTCAAATTAATGGTAAATTTCGCGGACATATTTTTTTAAAAAAAAAATACACTACTGATTTTGTTAAAAAAATTATATTAAAAGATAAGGCTATTCAAAAATATCTTATACATCCACCAAAAAAATTTTTTATAATTCCAGACAAATTAGTTAATATTATTATTTAA
- the lipA gene encoding lipoyl synthase encodes MNLIKDKNIKILKKPSWIRVKAISNINHFNKTKNILRTNNLVTVCEEASCPNIGECFGRGIATFMIMGNICTRRCKFCNISHGRPTPLNAEEPQKIAHTIYKLKLNYVVITSVNRDDLHDGGSSHFVSCIKHIRKLSPEIKIEILIPDFRNKINYALNIFKKSLPDVINHNIETIPRLYKKVRPGSDYKNSLNLLKNFKKLYPNILTKSGIMVGLGENDEEILTVIHDIRNHNIDILTIGQYLMPSRLHLPVHRYLHPKFFEKFKKIAYKLGFKNVLVGSMIRSSYMADKQFF; translated from the coding sequence ATGAATTTAATAAAAGATAAAAATATAAAAATATTAAAAAAACCAAGTTGGATTAGAGTAAAAGCAATATCAAATATAAATCACTTTAATAAAACTAAAAATATTTTACGAACTAATAATTTAGTTACAGTTTGCGAAGAAGCGTCATGCCCAAACATTGGAGAATGTTTTGGAAGAGGTATAGCGACATTTATGATTATGGGTAATATATGCACTCGTCGTTGTAAATTTTGTAATATTTCTCATGGTCGACCAACTCCATTAAATGCTGAGGAGCCTCAAAAAATAGCTCATACTATTTATAAATTAAAATTAAATTACGTAGTAATTACTAGTGTTAATCGCGATGATTTACATGATGGTGGATCCTCTCATTTTGTTTCCTGTATAAAACATATACGAAAACTATCTCCAGAAATTAAAATAGAAATATTAATACCAGATTTTCGTAATAAAATAAATTACGCATTAAATATTTTTAAAAAATCATTGCCGGATGTAATAAACCATAATATAGAAACAATTCCTCGACTTTATAAAAAGGTTCGTCCTGGCTCAGATTATAAAAATTCATTAAATTTATTAAAAAATTTTAAAAAATTATATCCAAATATTTTAACAAAATCCGGTATTATGGTTGGACTCGGTGAAAATGATGAGGAAATTTTAACAGTAATACACGATATACGAAATCATAATATCGATATATTAACTATTGGTCAATATTTAATGCCAAGCCGCTTACATTTACCAGTACACAGATATTTACATCCAAAATTTTTTGAAAAATTTAAAAAAATAGCATATAAACTAGGATTTAAAAATGTTTTAGTTGGGTCAATGATCCGTAGTTCATATATGGCTGATAAACAATTTTTTTAA
- the lipB gene encoding lipoyl(octanoyl) transferase LipB, producing MFSTSISNIHSDLQIVQRGLEPYLISFNAMLLFNSHRTNYTIDQLWLVEHFPVYTLGLKSNFSHILISKNLNNIPIIRSDRGGEVTYHGPGQAIIYLLIDLRRKYSKNIKIYIKKLIENIEEATILTLSQYNINCKRKKNAPGVYIANGPFSGAKIASIGLKISTKGYVYHGVSINVSMDLEPFNNINPCGYSGLVIVDMKKLGINTTTSKIQHLFIKNFFI from the coding sequence ATGTTTTCTACTTCTATTTCTAATATTCATTCTGATTTACAAATAGTTCAACGTGGATTGGAACCATATTTAATTAGTTTTAATGCAATGTTATTATTTAATTCTCATCGTACAAATTATACAATAGATCAATTATGGTTAGTTGAGCATTTTCCAGTATATACATTAGGATTAAAATCTAATTTTTCGCATATTTTAATTTCAAAAAATTTAAATAATATTCCAATTATTCGATCAGATAGAGGCGGAGAGGTAACTTACCATGGACCAGGTCAAGCTATAATTTATTTATTAATTGATTTACGCAGAAAATATAGTAAAAATATAAAAATATATATAAAAAAATTAATAGAAAATATTGAAGAAGCTACAATTCTTACGTTATCACAATATAATATCAATTGTAAAAGAAAAAAAAACGCACCAGGAGTTTATATCGCTAACGGTCCTTTTTCAGGGGCAAAAATTGCTTCTATAGGATTAAAAATTTCTACCAAAGGATATGTTTATCATGGAGTATCTATTAATGTTTCAATGGATTTAGAGCCATTTAATAATATCAATCCTTGTGGCTATTCTGGATTAGTAATTGTTGATATGAAAAAATTAGGAATTAATACCACAACCTCAAAAATTCAACACTTATTTATTAAAAATTTTTTTATATAA
- a CDS encoding peroxiredoxin, translated as MKTIGQSLSSYRIIGVKPGFNLPEENNVSAFEVITESSFPGKWKIFYFYPKDFTFVCPTEISAYNELVKDFKKRNTILLGGSSDNEFVKLAWRRENSTLYKLNHWQFSDTTGSLIDQLGIRHETGVALRATFICDPKNIIQHITVNNLNVGRNPIETLRILDALQTGKLCACNRIINGKTL; from the coding sequence ATGAAAACTATTGGTCAATCTCTCTCTTCTTATCGAATTATAGGAGTAAAACCAGGATTTAATTTACCTGAGGAAAATAATGTTTCAGCGTTTGAGGTTATTACAGAATCTTCTTTTCCTGGTAAATGGAAGATTTTTTATTTTTATCCAAAAGATTTTACTTTTGTTTGTCCAACAGAAATTAGCGCATATAATGAATTAGTTAAAGATTTTAAAAAGCGTAATACTATTTTATTAGGCGGTTCAAGTGATAATGAATTTGTTAAATTAGCATGGCGTCGTGAAAATTCAACTCTTTATAAGTTAAATCATTGGCAATTTTCAGATACTACTGGTTCTTTAATTGATCAATTGGGAATTCGTCATGAAACTGGGGTTGCATTACGTGCTACTTTTATTTGTGATCCTAAAAATATAATTCAACATATTACAGTAAATAATTTAAATGTTGGTCGTAATCCAATAGAAACATTACGTATTTTAGATGCTTTACAAACTGGTAAACTTTGTGCTTGTAATCGCATTATAAATGGTAAAACTTTATAA